The proteins below are encoded in one region of Colletotrichum lupini chromosome 5, complete sequence:
- a CDS encoding multicopper oxidase, with amino-acid sequence MYKRSILGCFALLFPALISGAPSSAAPSTLEKRQDCVFDSALNPSCWDGTHDLSTNWYEEAPNTGVIREYWFEVTNTTMAPDGVERMVLSINGTVPGPTIIADWGDTVVVHVKNSLQNNGTSIHFHGIRQNYTNEADGVASITQCPTAPGDSITYTWHASQYGTSWYHSHFALQAWNGVFGGMIVHGPASAPYDEDLGTIVLSDWFHRTTDELYEEAASNGPPRAQTGLINGTGMYDGAGSRFTTAFEAGKSYRMRLVNAAIDTMWKFMVDNHTLEVISADFVPMNPYNTTAVSIGIGQRYDVIVRATESTGDYWLRAIPQLTCSENENTLDIKGIVRYDSTSTADPTSEAHTYMDNCLDESMSNLVPVVALEAGQQTYDDTLTVGLQTVSSQFKWTLNNSTFLSDWDYPTVEQVLGGNDTFSTQQNIVHLDQANVWVHFIIQNPIGLAHPIHLHGHDFWVLAQATGTYDSSVALQTVNAPRRDVAMLPGSGYLVIGFYTDNPGVWLMHCHIGWHTSLGFALQLIERPTEIAAITNEDTLNSTCANWRTYAEEESVHQEDSGV; translated from the exons ATGTATAAACGCTCAATTTTGGGATGCTTCGCGCTCCTGTTCCCTGCCTTGATCTCAGGCGCCCCTTCGTCTGCTGCTCCGAGCACACTTGAAAAGCGTCAAGACTGCGTCTTTGACTCCGCCCTCAACCCTTCTTGCTGGGATGGCACCCACGATCTCTCGACCAACTGGTACGAGGAGGCTCCCAACACGGGCGTCATCCGCGAGTACTGGTTCGAGGTCACGAACACCACCATGGCTCCTGACGGCGTTGAGCGCATGGTTCTTTCCATCAACGGAACTGTTCCTGGACCTACCATCATTGCTGACTGGGGTGACACTGTTG TCGTCCACGTCAAGAACTCTCTTCAGAACAACGGCACCAGCATTCACTTCCACGGTATCCGCCAGAACTACACCAACGAGGCTGACGGCGTTGCTTCCATCACTCAATGCCCTACTGCTCCCGGCGACTCCATCACCTACACCTGGCACGCTTCCCAGTACGGCACGTCCTGGTACCACAGCCACTTTGCTCTCCAGGCCTG GAACGGTGTCTTTGGCGGAATGATTGTCCACGGTCCCGCTTCGGCCCCCTACGACGAGGATCTCGGCACAATCGTTCTGAGCGACTGGTTCCACCGCACCACCGACGAGCTTTACGAAGAAGCCGCCAGCAACGGCCCGCCCCGCGCCCAGACCGGTCTCATCAACGGCACAGGCATGTACGACGGCGCCGGCTCCCGCTTCACCACGGCCTTCGAGGCCGGCAAGTCCTACCGCATGCGCCTCGTCAACGCCGCCATCGACACCATGTGGAAGTTCATGGTTGACAACCACACTCTCGAGGTCATCTCGGCCGACTTCGTCCCCATGAACCCTTACAACACCACTGCCGTCTCCATCGGCATCGGCCAGCGCTACGACGTTATCGTCCGCGCCACCGAGAGCACCGGCGACTACTGGCTCCGCGCCATCCCCCAGCTCACCTGCAGTGAGAACGAGAACACGCTCGACATCAAGGGCATCGTCCGCTACGACTCTACTTCCACCGCCGACCCCACTTCCGAGGCGCACACTTACATGGACAACTGCCTCGACGAGAGCATGTCCAACCTCGTTCCCGTTGTCGCTCTCGAAGCCGGCCAGCAGACCTACGACGACACCCTCACCGTCGGTCTCCAGACCGTCAGCAGCCAGTTCAAGTGGACTCTGAACAACAGCACCTTCCTCTCCGACTGGGACTATCCTA CCGTCGAACAGGTTCTCGGAGGCAACGACACCTTCTCCACCCAGCAAAACATCGTCCACCTCGACCAGGCCAACGTCTGGGTGCACTTCATCATCCAGAACCCCATCGGCCTCGCTCACCCCATCCACCTCCACGGCCACGACTTCTGGGTCCTCGCCCAGGCCACGGGCACCTACGACTCCTCCGTCGCACTGCAGACCGTCAACGCGCCCCGCCGCGACGTCGCCATGCTGCCCGGCTCCGGATACCTCGTCATCGGATTCTACACCGACAACCCAGGTGTCTGGCTGATGCACTGCCAC ATTGGCTGGCACACTTCCCTCGGCTTCGCGCTCCAGCTCATCGAGCGTCCCACCGAGATCGCGGCCATCACCAACGAGGATACCCTCAACAGCACCTGCGCCAACTGGAGGACCTATGCCGAGGAGGAGTCTGTTCACCAGGAGGACTCTGGTGTCTAA
- a CDS encoding pantothenate transporter liz1, whose translation MIGHEQRSSFFVPTRHSKKAVAPKAPLSGAIIAPDSTFLSGVTPFTAIVRYTSCNLVSANGCGVTPPLDPGHSSRLPALLPPISPHHFASNPGFRMGPTSRLHFKLNAELSFGAFLFLDSYSERENEKWSLGLILLSFNEAYFDDPSITGVGEIFITTVKKQYLLSPGLDCEWLGICNPIAQRGGSGTVIIPTWGKAGTKPPMHAALFAFSAAGSHTDPESTFRPIYNSPRKAPPKFTTTVGGIKMADGKQSEVDHASLHHEHRAGDLKDVPPKLSLEAERRGLQPPPIVAAMSHEYRVELEKKFKRKVDIRLLPMIVLMYILNYIDRNNIAAARLAGLERDLNLDPNSNQFQTAVSILFVGYLLMQVPSNLFLNKIGKPALYLPTCMVIWGVISAATAACRNYAGLLVIRFVLGFVEAAYFPGCLYYLSCWYTREELGLRTTILYTGSLISGAFSGLISAGITGNMDGARGLGAWQWLFLIEGVVTVGVAFAAFFVLPNFPRTTSWLSEEETALAVWRLEEDIGEDDWKNSGEQTFWHGFKTALEDVKTWILLVLIFCIVASASITNFFPTVVQTLGYNSVISLLLTCPPYVLCVITTCINAWHADRTGERYFHIVVPLCVAMAAFILGAATHATAPRYVAMMLLVPGVYTGYTTALAWISNTLPRPPAKRAAALAFINAVSNCSSIYASYLYPKKDSPQYTAAFIHNCVACFVAICAATVLRFVLVGLNRKLERGEHVEGAINAAPGEAAAHGFRFKI comes from the exons ATGATTGGTCACGAGCAGAGATCAAGCTTCTTCGTTCCCACGCGGCACAGCAAAAAAGCTGTCGCCCCCAAAGCTCCCCTTTCGGGTGCCATCATCGCCCCGGACTCAACCTTTCTTTCTGGCGTGACCCCGTTCACCGCAATCGTTCGATACACATCATGCAACTTGGTTTCCGCAAATGGTTGCGGAGTTACTCCGCCCCTCGACCCCGGTCATTCGTCTCGACTCCCAGCGCTTCTCCCCCCCATTTCCCCGCATCATTTCGCCTCCAACCCCGGATTTCGGATG GGACCAACGAGCCGTTTGCATTTCAAGCTTAACGCTGAGCTGTCATTTGGTGCTTTTCTGTTTCTGGACTCTTACTCCGAACGCGAGAACGAAAAATGGAGTCTTGGCTTGATACT CTTGTCTTTCAACGAGGCATATTTCGATGATCCCTCCATCACTGGTGT TGGAGAGATCTTCATCACTACAGTCAAGAAGCAGTACCTACTTTCCCCCGGTCTCGATTGTGAATGGCTGGGAATATGTAACCCCATCGCTCAGAGGGGTGGTAGTGGAACGGTGATTATCCCGACATGGGGAAAAGCTGGGACGAAACCACCCATGCATGCCGCTCTTTTCGCTTTTTCCGCTGCGGGAAGCCAT ACAGACCCCGAATCAACCTTCCGTCCAATCTACAACTCTCCAAGGAAGGCTCCCCCAAAGTTCACGACAACTGTTGGGGGAATAAAGATGGCAGACGGGAAGCAGTCCGAGGTGGACCACGCCTCGCTGCATCACGAACACCGCGCCGGCGACCTGAAAGATGTGCCGCCAAAGCTCTCCCTCGAGGCCGAGCGGCGCGGGCTGCAGCCGCCGCCCATCGTCGCGGCCATGTCGCATGAATACCGCGTCGAGCTTGAGAAGAAGTTCAAGCGCAAGGTGGACATTCGCTTGCTTCCCATGATTGTTCTTATGTACATCTT GAACTACATTGACAGGAACAACATCGCCGCGGCGCGTCTGGCGGGTTTGGAGCGGGATCTCAATCTCGACCCGAATTCGAACCAGTTCCAGACGGCTGTGAGTATCTTGTTTGTCGGATATCTTCTCATGCAGGTGCCTTCAAACCTGTTTCTCAATAAGATTGGGAAGCCTGCGCTGTACCTGCCAACATGT ATGGTGATCTGGGGCGTCATCTCCGCCGCGACAGCCGCCTGCCGCAACTACGCAGGCCTCCTCGTAATCCGCTTCGTCCTCGGCTTCGTCGAGGCCGCCTACTTCCCGGGCTGCCTGTACTACCTCTCCTGCTGGTACACGCGCGAGGAGCTCGGCCTGCGCACGACGATCCTGTACACAGGCTCGCTCATCTCGGGCGCCTTTTCGGGCCTCATCTCGGCGGGTATCACGGGCAACATGGACGGCGCGCGCGGGCTCGGCGCCTGGCAGTGGCTGTTCCTCATCGAAGGGGTCGTGACCGTCGGCGTTGCGTTTGCGGCCTTTTTCGTGCTGCCCAATTTTCCGCGGACGACGTCGTGGTTGAGCGAGGAGGAGACGGCGCTCGCGGTCTGGAGGCTGGAGGAGGATATCGGCGAGGATGATTGGAAGAATAGCGGGGAGCAGACGTTTTGGCACGGGTTCAAGACGGCGTTGGAGGATGTCAAGACGTGGATTCTG TTGGTCCTCATCTTCTGCATCGTCGCCTCAGCCTCCATCACAAACTTCTTCCCCACCGTCGTCCAGACCCTCGGCTACAACTCCGTCATCTCCCTCCTCCTAACCTGCCCGCCCTACGTCCTCTGCGTCATCACGACCTGCATCAACGCCTGGCACGCCGACCGCACGGGCGAGCGCTACTTCCACATCGTCGTGCCCCTCTGCGTCGCCATGGCGGCCTTCATCCTCGGCGCCGCAACGCACGCGACCGCCCCGCGCTACGTCGCCATGATGCTCCTCGTCCCCGGCGTCTACACGGGCTACACCACGGCGCTGGCCTGGATCAGCAACACCCTGCCGCGTCCTCCCGCCAAGAGAGCCGCTGCGCTGGCGTTTATCAATGCCGTTAGTAACTGCAGCAGCATTTACGCGAGTTACTTGTACCCCAAGAAGGACAGCCCGCAGTACACGGCGGCGTTCATTCACAACTGCGTTGCGTGCTTTGTTGCCATTTGCGCGGCGACGGTATTGAGGTTTGTGTTGGTGGGGTTGAATCGCAAGTTGGAGAGGGGGGAGCACGTCGAGGGGGCTATCAATGCTGCGCCGGGAGAGGCGGCGGCGCATGGATTCCGATTCAAGATATGA